The nucleotide sequence GTGTAtcggaaaataataaatcgcgAGACACACTGGGCGAGCTGGACCGAAAGTATACATCAGGAAGAAGTACCCCGGAAATGTATATAACAACGACCGCGGGTCGTTAGGAGGCTGTTAATTAAAGAACTTGCACGGAGCGCACTCGCGATATCGcttatttgaaattcaattacgGAACGGGCATCGATAACGTTTATCGGTTAGacggcgcgagcgagctgtCATTAACGCGCCCAGACGGAGAACAACTGCGTCAAGGAATAAGGTATCGATTAACGCTTAGTtaaaaccgcgcgcgcgctcgtgagCTCGCCTTCTATGtacgtcgtcgccgtcgtagTTGCATGCATACGCCCGGCTTTGTTCTTCGTGAATTTCTTGTTCTCCCTCTCTGCTGATGCTCCAGGTTTTCCTCGGATGCAGAAATTAAAATACGCGCGGGAACGTGGGCGGAAAAAGTTTTCTGAATAGTTTTTAACGACAGCGTAGTGCAGTGGagtcgttttttaaaatttagattaGTTTTGTATGGTAGcaagttttttatttcatacaaAAGACGATTTTTTACTGAATAAACTTGGtgctatataatataatgcattTAACTTGATCAATAAAATGTATAGATGAAACGAATTTTCTTCTCCTTTCGAAATTGCCAATACCAGATAGCTGCAAATTTACGTAGCTGTTGcatttttctatttgtggAAAAATTACTTTCTTCACTGATCGCGATTGACTTAAAATAATggagaaatatatataataaatggAAGCTCAGAAGACAGATGATTGAAAATACGACTTACTATTTTTACtcaataaatatattgttacaTTAGTATATAACATTAGGGAATATCGTGTTATTGTTTATTCATTCTCATCCAATGTGCTCGAACGATTAATACGTCATAAGCGACATCCAAGGAATGTGTCGCTTTGTACGTTCGCTTCGTCACGTCGACAAGTCGTTCGAGCATCTGTTATATAATGACGCCCCGCATACTTTCTTTGCCATTTTACTCACACTTTGCAGACAGTCCTAATGATCAAATGAGTAAGAAAATCTCTTACATTGATTTGATTCATCGGTCCCGTCGACACacgtgcttttttctttccttttaataataataataataataataataacatagTTTTATAATagtttctttctcttctctaaAAGACAGCACAGAACACGTAGTATTTTACACGATTTTTACAGTTCACTGGACAACTCGAACGGCCGAAGTTCAAAGCCAGTTTGaaaatcatcattttttattctttttttttttgtttgtacaaAAATTCGCTAGGTATTTACTTGTAGGAATGAGCACTTCTAATTAATAACCTTCTCTATGAGAAATAAACTTACACTGAAAGAATACGAtgcaaaatatatatttataaaagcaaatttATGTACAAATTGATTAATATTGAGTTTTGACTCTCTGCACATTATAACAAGCACAGCTGCGTTAACTTTTTCATCGAAATTTCAAACAAATAATGCCAACACCTCTCAAACGCTATATCTAATTCTCTAAATTATAAGTCGATCAATATGAGAACGACGAGAAAATTATGCTATTTCTATGATGCATCTTTAGTaattaagtaaaaataaacgcAATTAGACTAACTAATACAAGTcagaaaaatttacaaattcacTAGTTCGTACAGATCTTTCGCTATCGAACAttcgtaaaataaaatcaatagaaTGCCTACATCACTGACATTATACAGATTACAAAGATTCATCGAACCTTATACAACTATTCGCATACAATTTTCGTACAGACAGTCAACAGTAGAGTcagttttacattttcgtaggctcatttaaaaaaatgaaaaactccctTTATAAAGTTGCGTTGACTCAGTTCAGTTATTCATATAAAAGATTGGTTTTTAGTTTGCTAATTACATTATCAAGCCCACTCACTCCCGATCCCATTTTTTTCGACCTActtatcttctttttttcttaattattatacaatcTTGATAACGTCGCTTCGACAGCAGATTCTTTCACATATTTACTGATAAACGTCTGCGATACATTGTATTGTTCAACAGTCACACAGAGCACATATACTTGACCAAACCAAGTACTATTTATGCATATGCCTTGCAATATTGACATATCGATTTTGATAGCACAGTTTTTCTATACTTTTATGATTATCCTAATGGCCAATagtaataattattgtacaatgtaatcatacaaaattatattgtttaaaagaaaaGTTCATGATTTAATCCATGCTATCACATTGGAAAGAtgtctgaaaaaaaatattcactcGCAAACACATTTTACACATCTTTCATCCTTGTATGCAGTTGCGATTTAAAGCTTGTCGCGGAGTTTTCTATAATTCTTTTATACGCTTGCatatagtttattatttacaaattttatatttttttcaccCAATACATCATTTACAAAAGTCTCATGTTTCGCTTGCGTTATTTCGATCCATACTATTTTCTCTTCCTTTATATACGAGCTACGCTGGAAGAACTGCACAAAGAGTTTAGTAGTTCAAAATTTTTCGGATTCGTTTTTAGGCGACATCGATCAAGTTAAATATATAATCGTTAATTCATTAGTAAGGTTTTTAATAGTCACGGCTGAACATTAAATATTCTTGATCCTTTCTACATATAATTTCGATTAGAGATTAAATTATATTAGCGTTAATTTCGATATTCAAATGATTATATTTACAGATAAAATTTAACTGTTTCCAGTTAATCCCACatcataattataaatcaatataCATCACTACTGAATAATTACATATAcatcttttataattttataatcaaaaactTCAAATAAACGTCGAAAAATCAATTGCACAAAGATTTTTTTACTCTATGTACACACATGCACGACCACTAtaaattcttatattttttatatctttcGCGATGATTCGATCAAATAAGGTTCTCAACATTATCATtagaatttaaataatttaaacttttaagcttttttccatttatttaatatccACAGCCAGAGGCGTGAGAAAAAGAGAACGAGCAAgttcaaaatttcaaaatttgaagACTGACTGGAATACGAAAATAGGcaagatttacattattcttCTACAGCACATTAAAATCTATATCTTCCATCATATATCGTTTACATCGACGGGCGTATTGATATGTACAGTGTGAATATCGATTTCTGGTATGCTCTTACCCTTTCCCTTTTCTCTGCGTcccttttatattttcatttctaTCCTCTACGCTTccaagtatttattttgtgTAACGCAGACTTCAAAAATAGACAGATCGCACGTTTTAAAACATAAACCATATTGTTTTCCTTTAACTCCAATTTGGTGGTAAGCAGTCGGCTTTCTCACCATCGGTCGTTAAGCTCGTCCGTTCGTACCTATACAACATTCTGTGGCGAGACCTGACAAAAAAGATATCGACGATCATAGAGAAACGTTGGACTTGTGTGAACGAGTCGAGTTTTTGTGATGAATCAGTGCGCTCGAAATCACACGGGGACCACTAATACGCTTTTTGCCCGCATTGGCCTGGTTATGTTTCGTTTGGcaaaaaagctcgagctttAACGGCGCGActaattgataataattaacGATCTATTGTCGAATGCAAATACTAGAAATACGGCACGACTATCTGTGGGGAAATATCGATGAACTTTGACCGTTAATGCCGTACTGTCGTACGAATCTTATCTGAAATTTTCCATCAATTAAGAACTATTCATGGATGAAGAGAAAGAATAGTATGTGTAACGTGCTTTTCcactttaatttttattacatcaGTCATTCTGTTAATCACTCACTAAAGTCTTTCACCCAGAAGAAGATAAGAATAGCATCGACATATTACAACTGGGCCAATAAGATATTTTTCATACGTGAACTAATTTATAATTCGAGTTCATTCACACTCCTCGGCATCAATTTCAatctattatatttatatcacTATGAATCTTTGCAAAACACTCACGAAAGACATGTTTCATCAGTTCTCAAAACTATTCACGCGGCATTCACAGATGCGATCACTTCGCGTTATCTAAACTCAGTGAAGATTCGTCGCAAAGTTGAGATTATATGTCTCCAGTTCCATGGGCTGCAGTGCGATCTCCTGCAGTCCATCCTTAAGATGCTTGTGTGTCTTCGTACCCGTCAACGAAGTCTTCGTGACGTTAGGCGCGCTAAGCTTATAAAAAACCGTGTCAGGCGATAATTTATCGTACAACGGGCAGTGTTTGATAGGTACATCGGCTCCAACTCCACAGCTGTAGCCTTGTCGGTGCAGTACCATAAGTGCGTTGTTTATGGGATAGTGAGGCATCTTTGGGTCATGATTTGTCCTGAGATTGAGTAGATGTACGTCACAGGGTAAGCTTTGACTTAGCAGTCTCGTTTCCGGTGACAGTTTGATTTCAGTTTCCGAGCCATCAACCACGAAAATATTCACGGGATAGTTCAAGGCGTTGCTCATTTGATTTGCAAACAGCGAAGGTTTAGAGTATTTGTCCTTCTCACCAACGATGTCTTCCAGCAGCAGCCAATGCTTGATCACGGTTTTCCGATTGTCCAACAAACCCTCACCCATACCTCTCGAATCGTCGTACAGAGTTCTTCGGTCTAGCATGACTTCCAGCCAACCAGGTTGATAGCTCGCCGCACCTTGTCCATGATTCACCAGAAGCGTTAACCTATGAGATGAATCTTCGATGTATGCCATCGACGTGATGGGGAAGTAATTTCCTTCAATTCCAATCCTCTCAATCTTGGTACGCTTGATCATCTGATGTCCATTGAGATCGGTATAGAATACTGGTGGTTCACCGTTAACGATATCCGTTTGGATACGCATGAACATTTCCGTCTCGCGATTCTTTGGTGGTGTCTCGAAGTCTATGATGTTCCTCAAGTATATCGCCTCGGACAGAACACCCTCCTTGTGGTAGATAGCCACGTGATGAGCTAACAATTTTCCGTACTCCACAGTAAGTCTCGAGCTAAGCGCACCAGACACAATGTAAATCTTCTGATGCGGCGTGTAAGCCTCCAGAACATCCTTATCGGAATCACGTAAATTCGGATCTGGCATGAACAGGTACGCTCCGCTGTGGAATTGAGCCGATGTATAAGCAGCGAACTGAAGGTTGCACTGCATGATCTTACCACTGGGCTTCTTGGTGACACGTTTGAGGAAACCGGTTTGACCGTCAAACAAGAGCTTCATCCTCTGATTTTCCAGCTGGACATCGCCAACTTGCATGGGTTTGATGGGAAAGACGTTATCCTTACCACATCTACTGCAGTAAACCGTCGATATAGCTTCAGCTGGTACTCTATCAGTCTGCTGCAAGTGATAGATTGCTATCGTTAAAGGCTTGAGATCAGCCACGAACAGCAGAACGTAAACGTCGTGCGTGATGCTCGTCGCGTTCATCACAGGAGCAACCTGATATGGAATGGGATTCTTCTGCGAATCGAGGACGCGAATGCGATACGTCGAAACTTTCAAACTGATAACTTCTAGCCTCGGCTGGGCGAGAGAATTGAAGAGAACGATTCTCTTGGTTTCGCGGTTGTTGATGTTGATGGGAATTTTCTTTGGTAATTTTTCGTAACTGTCGCGATCAGATTCCGACAGAACGTAAACCTGACTGGCAGTGGAGTTTGCTTTTACTTCAGTCGCAGCCAAAGATTGGATGGCGAAGCTCTGCAGGCTCGTCATATCGGAGATCGACTCGAAAAGCTTGAGGGCATAGTCCTTCATGACAAACGACTTTGAGGTACCGGTGATGGCGTCGTGATGCTGGAAGAGACCAAGGTTACGACGGGCCTTGACCAATTTCTCGAAGTACGTCTCGTAAAGTTTGATGTCTCTGGCAGCCTGTTTGGCCACGTTGAGCGCTATCGTGTACAAAATTTCGGCGGAACGAAGGTTGGCTTCTAGTTCGCGATCCAGGATCTTCATGTACGGCCTCGTCGTGAAGTATCCACTCCAGTATGCTGGTCTGCCCTCGCTAAAGATGTCGGAATATACGAAGAAGTCACCCTTCAGAGTTGGAAAACGAGCCATTCGCTTCTGGATCTCGTTGAAGTAGTCCTTAGGCGTTCCGAATACCACCTCGGCGTTGTAGTCGTCCTTGCGACTGTTTATGAAGTCGATGAGTATCTTGTAATTGGTGTACTGCTGGTCCCATTCGATCGGATGGTCGTATCTGTAATCAGAAGCCATCGATAGGACTCGATCAGATGAATTCTTAAATGCAATAACACGCAGTAAATAAATGTAGTTCTAACGTACCTAAAATCATCGCCCAACGGTATCAGCACAACGTTATGCGGAAACAGCGATCCAGTCTTGAAGTATTGCTCGAGCAGCTGTTCTGCCATCGCCTTTACGTTGTTCGACGTGATGTCGACGGCCTTGGCAGAATACTCGGTGTACTCGTTACGAATCTTGCGAAAATCGTAATTAAGACAGACATGAGGATGGGGACCACACGAGTGTTTGATGTTGTAGATGTCGAAGGGTTGATTGTGGGTGAGCATGTCCGAAGCGCCACTTTGGTCCCACGGTTGAACCCAGACGAAGTCGCCATACTGCTTCTTGGCGAACCACTGCTTCCAGGCATAGTGGATGCGCTGAATGACAGTACCGGAGGCTCCTGCGGACTTGAGCAGGTAAGGTACTGTACCACCGTGACCAAAGGGATCAACCGACCAACCTGACTCTGGTGTCACGTCCAAGTTGGTCTTCAGCCACTGATGACCTGTTAACATAAAATGGATTTTCTAGCATTAAAACAAGGGCGATGAGTTAAGTGAAATTATTTTGTCGATGATATATAGGACACTGATATATGTTTATGTCGAATAAGCATTAGACACAGCTTCTCAAAGTCCGAACGAAAGGAGTTCGAATTTAAGGGAAATGGCTTTGGTATACACTTTAATCAAGTTAGCGAATCATCCAGGGTTTACTCGATCTCATCAAAGCTCACGCAAGCAGATATAAACCGATATTACTTATCCGACTCCCTCGGGAAAGTTTCTCCAAAAACTTTGCTTCACCTTCATCCGAGTGGAACATCGACTCGCTATTTGGGAAATACGAGAACTCGCTCCAATAAATCGAGGAATCAAGTGTGTACGCATCGATGAAGAATCATTTCAAGTTTTCTTTTCGCAGCAAATAACAAACATATACTCGAATAAACGGTTTGGTTCCAGAAAAACCTAAATCGCAAGTAAACAACACGCCCCTTCCGCACATCGCACGTCGCCGGTCTACAAAGTGCTCGTCAACAAGTTAAGTCGCGGCAGCGAGTGACGAAGCGacgagtagagagagagagagagagagtgagagtttGCAAACTCCAGCTGCATTATCGGCGCACCAAGTGCCTCGTCACGTGTCCTTCGGCCATGTGCCATCGACAGAGCTTTAATTAGAGCTCTAGGAAGTTGATAATTACAAGAAGACGCCGCCAGTCGCTGATCACTCCCACCTATACTGACTATACAGTCTGTGCTAGACTGCACTACAGTCTCTGCCGCTTCGTCAGAGGGTGTTGGGCATGTCGCGTATTTTCAAGCTCAAGAGGGGGAGCGCGAACCTTTTAATTCGAGCAAACAAGTAATTACAGCGCTATGCTATATATATGCGCGGCGGAAGCCTGTTATAAAAGCTCGATCCAATCCGGAGAATACGCGAGAACGCGACGCTGTGTATTATAGTCGCAGCGCGAAATGCCAGTCACGTAGGAGTGATTAAAAACTTGCGCCTCTGTATATAACCCATTAACGGGAAGCGAGAGGGCGAGAAATaacgagagaggaagagagcgagaagtaGACTTGCGGTATATACTATatagccctctctctctctctccctctctctctctctctctctctctctctctctctctctctctgtcgctgACAGTTTCGTTCTTTTTTGCCCTCTTTGTTGGCGGCTCGCGCTTAACGCGATACCGTTATTAGGGACGCTAATTGCCGTCTCATAATTGATGTTTCCAGTGCCAAGACGAAGACGGGGGTTGGAGTGTAATGGCTCCCGACGCCTTTTAAGTGCTTTCGAGAGCCTATAGATTATACGAGGATTTACCTGCGCATATTTGAGCGCGGCTGAAGTGTGCAACGTTGACTTTCGTAAAAGCTTGCGCATATAGCTCCGATAAGGGATTAGTAATTTAGATCGAAAATCTTTACCGGATATGACGTCGGTGCTTTAGTGCAATTTTTCAATCGAGAATACCGGATCATGTCCACGGTCATTATCCACTCGGGGCTATTCGCGAAAGAATTTCAAAGCATCCGACGAGAGATCTTTTTAAAACTTCTTTCCCCCGCGTGCTATTATAAACCGTTACGTTCCCAATCCGCGCTAATGACACACCTGAAATTAACTTTCGAAAATCCGAAGCCCCATCGAGTCAAGAGTATACATAGCCCAGCTAATCGAGTTACTATTTTTACAGAGATCACCAATGACATCGCTGCAATGCAGTAGCTCATCGCTGCGACTcgctttttatataaaaaatcaaaaaggGCGACGTGCGTTTATAAAAAGAAgtattatacaaaaatgaaAGGAGATAATGCTGTTAAAGAACGCGTGTGAATTCACGTCAGCCAGAGCtacgcgcgtgcgcgcacgtgcaaataagagtaaaaaaagaagacaGATAGAATGCGCGCTGCACAGTAGCTGGGTTAATTATGTCCGCGAGCGCAACATCGGATGCAGCACGTAGACGCTTTGTTTCTCCATTATCGTCGAGCCGGCTGCTGTTTTGCTACGCTCGAATGCACTGGTGTCGAATCGAATCGGCCCCCGATGTCTACTACTTgcatgtgtatgtatgtatgcgtGCACAGACGAATGAACACGAACGGCGCATCAGTCGCGCTAAATGCGACGTTTATCGTTTCTCCCGTTCAGcgatatataggtatacatgatacccgcatatatatatatatatatatatatatatatatatatatatatatatatgcgctcTTTTAGCCACGTGCCATCGACTTTTCAGAGCTCGTTTGCGTCACGTGTATTCCTTTTGCACGCTCGAGATCTGCGCCTTTTTATATCGCGTTGCGCCTTGTATATTCAGATTTTAAAATGCTTTACGTTCGCTTGAGGAATAGATACACCTTGTTTTACTTGCTTCAGCAATAACATTTTCAAACGACAAACAATTCGTCTACGAAGTATATCAACCCCGAGAGTATGCAAAACAGCGCAAGCGCGAATTTCAGCAGAAGCTCGTTAAGCCCAACTTCTTGCGCCCGAGCTCGACGAGACACCAGCCTTAATTCCGGCAAGAAACGATCGCGCCATCAGCACGCACATGCAGTCGAGATTATCGACACACGGGTTTATTCGCCGCGTCAATCGATAACCAATTATTACGAGCCGGCTGCAGTTATTTCGTTTCATAAACCATACAGCCTGCGCGCTGCTGCGCTCTGCAGATATCTTGCTGCAAGCTCAGCCCCACTCTCGTGgtatactactactactactggtACTGGTACCTTTATCTAGCTCGGCCGGTTTTATGTTTTTTGTCCGAGGCTGTCGGTATAGAGCTGCAGAGACGCAGGGCAGGGCGCGAGCTTCGATTGAAAAATAGCGTTGTTGTTGTACCCCcgtcgttctttttttatcgGAATCGGGAATGGGAGAGGGGCAAAGGTACTTTTAGGCAAAAACACGCATATCGACGCGAACGACG is from Nasonia vitripennis strain AsymCx chromosome 1, Nvit_psr_1.1, whole genome shotgun sequence and encodes:
- the LOC100118809 gene encoding alpha-mannosidase 2, with the protein product MYKLLRRGSGRMLVLCAVLLSLLLCLYYVSQTQQGPNVGAGSAAIIADGAAGAGFDRVLTSVVPDYSEPPDAQVSPDTCPLITPRDADIDAQAEFEKFDFQPSWMRSREYWDDSFERRYAELKKDPRRPPLKVILVPHSHTDPGWLKTFEQYFHSATRSILNNMVTKLQQWQNMTFIWSEVSFLSLWWESAHPTKKMIVKRLVKEGRLEMTTGGWVMTDEATSHIYAMLDQLIEGHQWLKTNLDVTPESGWSVDPFGHGGTVPYLLKSAGASGTVIQRIHYAWKQWFAKKQYGDFVWVQPWDQSGASDMLTHNQPFDIYNIKHSCGPHPHVCLNYDFRKIRNEYTEYSAKAVDITSNNVKAMAEQLLEQYFKTGSLFPHNVVLIPLGDDFRYDHPIEWDQQYTNYKILIDFINSRKDDYNAEVVFGTPKDYFNEIQKRMARFPTLKGDFFVYSDIFSEGRPAYWSGYFTTRPYMKILDRELEANLRSAEILYTIALNVAKQAARDIKLYETYFEKLVKARRNLGLFQHHDAITGTSKSFVMKDYALKLFESISDMTSLQSFAIQSLAATEVKANSTASQVYVLSESDRDSYEKLPKKIPININNRETKRIVLFNSLAQPRLEVISLKVSTYRIRVLDSQKNPIPYQVAPVMNATSITHDVYVLLFVADLKPLTIAIYHLQQTDRVPAEAISTVYCSRCGKDNVFPIKPMQVGDVQLENQRMKLLFDGQTGFLKRVTKKPSGKIMQCNLQFAAYTSAQFHSGAYLFMPDPNLRDSDKDVLEAYTPHQKIYIVSGALSSRLTVEYGKLLAHHVAIYHKEGVLSEAIYLRNIIDFETPPKNRETEMFMRIQTDIVNGEPPVFYTDLNGHQMIKRTKIERIGIEGNYFPITSMAYIEDSSHRLTLLVNHGQGAASYQPGWLEVMLDRRTLYDDSRGMGEGLLDNRKTVIKHWLLLEDIVGEKDKYSKPSLFANQMSNALNYPVNIFVVDGSETEIKLSPETRLLSQSLPCDVHLLNLRTNHDPKMPHYPINNALMVLHRQGYSCGVGADVPIKHCPLYDKLSPDTVFYKLSAPNVTKTSLTGTKTHKHLKDGLQEIALQPMELETYNLNFATNLH